From the genome of Polycladomyces zharkentensis:
GGAAATGCCTGAAATCAGCGCTTCTGAACAAGAAGAAAGGCAAAAAATCCTTTTGGAAGCCAATCGAGTCTATGAATTTTTGAAAAAACAAGGAGGTTATTACTGATGCCGACGATTTATCAAATGAAACAACAGCTTGCCGACCTGGGAGCAGAGTTAAAAGCAATCACGGATGAGATCCGTTCCAAAGCAGGCGACCCGGGAGCAAAACTTGAGGAATTGCGAGACTTGAAGCAGAAACAAGTAGACACCGAAGAGCGGTTTAAACTCTTGAAAGAGGAAATCGAGAAGCAAGAAAAGGAAGAACGGGCAAAATTGGAACTTCAGTTCAAGCAAAATCACCCCGTTCTCGGTACGGACAACAACAAACAGCGCATGATTGCAGCCAAAGCGGACCTGATTCGCTCGGCAATTCTAGGTCGCCAAATGTCTGAAGAAGCACGGAGCCTTTTGGGCGCGATCAAACAAACCACGTCTACAGGCGGAGAGAAATTCCTGCCGACCAACATGGCCAATGAGCTCGTTTCCGAGCCGTTTACGAGAAATCCGTTGCGTGGAGTCATCCGGATGACGAACGTAAAAGGATTGGAAGTGCCGAAAATTGCATTTACCCTTGATGATGATGCTTTTATCGGTGATGAAGACACCGCAAAAGAGATCGATTTGACGGGGGATAAGGTTTCGTTCGGCCGCTTCAAGTTCAAGGTAAAAGCCCGAATCTCAGATACCGTTCTCCATGGCTCGGACTTAAACCTGGTAAATTACGTGGAAAACGCCTTGCGCTCCGGTCTGGCTGCCAAGGAGAAGAAAGTATCCTTCGCTGCCACTCCGGCAACTGGTGAGGAGCATATGAGCTTTTATTCTACGCAAAATGCGGTTAAACATGTGACGGCTGCGGATAAATACAAGGCTATCAAAGCGTCTCTGGCTGATCTGCATGAGGATTTCCGCGAAAATGCGAAGATCGTCATGACTTTCGCTGACTATATGGACATCATTGAAACGTTGGCCAACGGCAACACCACCCTTTACAACGCACAGCCGGAACAAGTTCTCGGTAAGCCGGTTATCTTTTGTGACTCCGCCGTTGACCCGATCATTGGCGAATTTAACTATGCCCATCTGAACTATGATGGCGATATGGTTTATGACTCAGATAAAGACGTAAACAAGGGGGAGTATCTGTTCGTCCTCACAGCATGGTTTGATATGCAGCTCTTGCTGAAATCCGCATTCCGCATTGCGAAAGTGGCACCCCAAGCGTAAGTGATGGGGGCGTGAAACATGGATCTGACACTTGATGAGCTGAAAACCTATCTTCGGATCGATGGGAGCCAGGATGATGGCATCCTCGCTCTCCTCATAGATAGCGCAAAGGAGTATCTGGCAAACGCGGGTGTTCCGGAATCCGACAGCAAACTGTACAAGCTGGCAGTGATGCTTTATGTCGCGCTGCATTATGAAAATCGCGACCCTAGTGCGAAGATGGACAAATTCAACTTCGCGCTAGAGAGCATCATTTTGCAGTTGAAAGATTAAAAAGGGGTGATACTCGTGCGGAAGTATCGCGTAACTGCTGACTTTATCGACAAAAACACAGGCAAATATCACCCAGTCGGTGGGGTTTATGAGACGAATGACGCCGACCGCGTAGAGGAATTGAGAAAAGGAGGTTTTTTGGGGGACGAAGTCGCTGAACCCCATAAAGGAAAGGGAAAAGGAAAAGGCCATGAGAATAAACGATCTGCGGCACAGGGTAACGCTTCAAAAAAAGAACGTGATTAAAGACAGTGAAGGCTTAGTGACTGAAACCTGGATCGATGTAGCCACTGTTTGGGCAGCAGTGGAGCCACTTCGCGGGCGGGAATACTTTGAAGCTGCAGTGGTCAATGCGGAGAACATCGTCAGGATCCGGATGCGGTACAGGGATGGAGTGAAACCGGATATGCGGGTTATTTACTCGGGACGTATCTTTAACATCACCTCCGTTATCGATATCGATGAACGGCATCGGGAAATGCACCTGATGTGCCGGGAGGTGACGGCGGGATGATCAACGTCAAACCGGAAGTGTTACAAGCGCTGGAGAACAATCCGGCGCTTGTTGCTTTACTCGGTGGGAAACGGATTTACCAGATCAAAGCTCCCGATCCTGAAGAGTTCCCGCGCATTACTTTTTTCGAGTTGACGAATTTCGATCAAGATTTTGCTGATGATACTGCGATCAGCAGCGAAATCCACATTCAGATCGATATCTGGAGCAAGGAAAGTACATCCCCAATCGCGCTGGAAGTGGACAAAACCATGAAGAGCATCGGGTTTCAACGTAATTCGTCCCATGACTTTTATGAAGATGACACTCAAGTTTTCCATAAGGCGATGAGATATTCGACCATTAAGGAGGTTGGTTGAAATGGCAGTGCAAGTGGGTTTGCGGGACCTTTATTATGCTGTGTTGACGAAAGACGATTCCACTGGAGTTACGTACCAAACGCCGAAAAAGATAGCGGCGGCGATCAATGCCAAGATTTCGCCCAAAACCAACTCGGAAACGCTTTATGCAGATGACGGCCCCGTGGAAACCGCCTCGTCCCTCGGTGAGATTGAGGTGGAACTGGAGGTAAGCGATCTGCCATTGGACGTCCAAGCAGAGTTGTTGGGGCACACCGTAAGCCAGGGCGTCATTATTAAGAAATCCACGGATATTGCTCCCTATGTGGCGATTGGCTTCAAATCGGTCAAGTCGAACGGGAAATTCCGCTATGTCTGGCTTCTCAAAGGAAAATTTGAAGTGCCTGAATCGGAATACAAGACGATGGAAGATAAACCGGAGTTTCAAACGGCGACAATCAAGGGAACCTTCATTCGCCGGGATTGGGATAATGCATGGCAGAAAATTGCTGATGAAGATCATCCCGACTATGTCCCCAATATCGGTCAGAACTGGTTCAGCGCCGTAGAACCACCCACAGCCTAATACATTTTCGGTAACAAAACAGGGGGTGGCGGGATGACAGATATCGACTGGTCCGGGGTCGAAGAAATGCTTCTTAACATTCAGCGTCTGGGCCAGAAGGTATCCCGCCGGGAAAATCAGGCGCTCAGAGCTGGGGCGAAGGAGCTGCAGGAGACCATGGCCCGGAATGCACCTGGACCCTCCTACAAGAAACGGGTTCACCTGAAGGACAATATCCAGATGAGCAACGTAAAAAGGAAAGAGTATGGTAAAGCGATTGAGGTGGGGCCGGGGAAAACATCTTTCTATGCTCGATTTTTGGAGTTTGGAACATCGAAGATGTCTCCGCATCCGTTTGTCGGTCCAAGTATCGTGGAATCCCGCGAACGGGTACTGAAAGCGATGGCCGATGAATTGCGGAGGGGAATGGGTTTAGGTTGAGGGCCGGATGACCGGCCCTTCCACTTTTATTTATGGAGGGTTGTATGATGCTGAAAATCCAGCTTCGATTGCATGGCGAAACCAAAACTTACTGTCAGGACTTTATTTCCGGTTATCTGTTCCGTCGGGCACTTGATTTGGACGATAAGCGAAACAAGTTCCTGAAAAAGCTACTGGATCAGGAAAATGAACAGGATATGACCCAGGAGCAGGAGGAGCTGTTAAACGAGTTATACCATTTCGTTTCAGAGGTTTTTGGGGGGCAGTTCACACCTGAAGAATATGAGCGTGGAACCGATGCTCGGGAGATCATCGACCAGTCCTGGGCGATTGTTCATGGCATCATTAATCAGGTAATGGAGCCACTAAAAGAGCTGGATGATGATGGAGATATCAAAAAAAAGAAACATCTGAAGCCGAACCGGCGGAAGTAGTGAATGAATTGTATCTGAATCTCATGCAACAAGGCTGGAAGCTCCATGAGATTGACCAAATGGATATGGTCTTTTATATACGGCTGTATGCCCATGTCGCGAAGAAGCAACAAAAAGAGGAAAAGGTCTACATTGACCAGATCCTCTTTTAGGGAAGGGGGTGGAGCAGCATGGCAGAATCGCTCGGCGAGATCAGGGGTCAGGTCAAACTGGAAACCAAGGGATTTGAGCAAGGGATTTCACAAATCAACCGTCAATTGAGGCTGGTCAAAAGTGAAATGGACACCAGCTCAGCAAAAATGCGGGCATTTGGGCAATCGCAGGACCAATTGAGGCTCCATGCTAATTTGCTGGCCAAACAGATCGATCTTCAAAAACAAAAAGTCTCTCTGCTTTCTCAAATTCATGAGGCATATAACCAAAAACTCGGTGCTAATGCCACTGAAACGGAGAAAATGGCGGTTCGATTGAATCGAGCTCAGGCTGAATTGGCCAATATGGAAGGGGCACTCAGGCGTGTAAATACCCAAATGGACCAGCAACGCTCGTTGTTTGGCCGCTTTGGTCAAAATATGTTCCACATCCGGGAACAGGCGATTGAGACGGGGATTGCCCTCGGTGCAATGTCGGGCGGATTGGCGGTTGCATTGGGGAGCGCGGTCAAGAAAGCGGCGGACTTCGAGGCCCAACTATCCAGTGTAAAAGCGGTGACAGGGGCTTCCAATACAGAAATGGAGCAGTTTCGCCAACTGGCGATCCAAATGGGGGCCAATACCAAGTTTAGTGCGTTGGAAGCCCTCCAAGCCATCGAGGAACTGGCGAAGGCGGGTGTTTCCATCAGCGACATTTTAAATGGTGGTTTGAAGGGAGCCCTCGATTTGGCGTCGGCTGGCGAGTTGAATCTGGCTGAAGCGGCGGAAATCGCCTCCACTGCACTGAATGCCTTTAAGGCGGATCATCTGTCTGTTGCACAAGCGGCTAACATCCTGGCAGGTGCGGCAAATGCATCGGCAACAGATGTTCAGGAACTGCGCTACGGTCTGGCCGCCTCTGCAGCGGTTGCTTCAGGCGCTGGCCTGTCCTTCCGTGATACGGCCACTGCATTGGCGGTGTTTGCGCAAAACGGCTTAAAAGGTTCTGATGCGGGCACGTCACTCAAAACAATGTTGCTGAACCTCACCCCGTCATCAAAGCAAGCCGCCGAGGAAATGAAAAAGCTCGGCATCATCACCGAGGACGGGAAAAACCAGTTCTTTGACGCCCATGGCAAGGTGAAATCCTTTGCAGAGATTGCTGGGGTTCTCCGGGATAAATTGAGGAACTTATCCGAAGAACAGCGGAACCAAGCACTAAAAACGATGTTCGGGACCGATGCGATCCGGGCGGCCAATATCGCCTTTAAGGAAGGAGCGGAAGGCGTCCGACAAATGGCCCAGGAGATGTCCAAAACCACGGCGGCGGAAGTGGCCCGCCAGCGGATGGACAACCTCAAAGGGACGATGGAGCAACTGCGTGGCGCTTTTGAAACAGCCCAGATCGAAATGGGAACCATGTTTTTGCCGGTTTTACGTAGCCTTGCCAACGGAGTTCAGAGTGTGGTGGATTGGTTCTCTCAATTGAGTCCGACCACTAAGGAAGCCATCGGGATTTTTGCGGGTGTTACTTCTGGTGTCCTGGCACTTGGTGCCGCCATTGCGGGGATTATTGCCATTGCGAACCCCTTCACAGCAGCAATTGTCGGGGCGGGCGTGGCCATCGGCGGGCTGGCGGCATTGTCTCACAAACTATCCGCAGACATGAAACAAGCGGAAACGGATGCCAGACGGTTCGGTGTTGGTGTCTCGCAAGGGACGATCCAGGCGGCCAAGGGCTATGTGGATTTGCGGGATAAAGCGATGGTCAACCTTGCACGGTTGCGAATCGCTTCCGGTACCGAGGCAAAGAAAATCGTTCAGGAAACGGTGACGATATTTGCCCAAATGGGGGATAAAATCGTCGCCGAGCTGAACAGGGACAAAATCAATGTCCAGAAGGCCACGGCCACCATGCTGTCCCAGGTGCCCAACGCACTGAAGCCTGCGGTTCAAAAAGTGGCGGATGATGCCATCAAGAAAATTGACGCCCAGATCAAGAAAATCCAACAGGCCAATCAGATCGTCCGAAAAGGATTGCTGGAGTATGGTGGGAATCTCGCCAAAATGCCGAAGAAGTTTGCAGCCGAATACCAGCAAGCATTTCAGGCCCTGGACAAAGGGTCACAAACCTTTGTCAAGAAAATCGGCGATCTGAACAGCTATATGAAGAAGTTTGAATCAGAGCGGGGGAAAATCTCGGTTGAAGGTGTCAAGCAGTGGATGTCCACGATCGAGAAAACATACCAGCATGCTGTCAATGCGGCAAAACAGACATCCAAAGAGCTGAAGGCTATTTGGGAGGAACAACTGGCCAATGGAAACATTACACGGGAACAGTATAATCAACAAATCGCGATTATCAACCAAATGGAACAGGAAAAGATCGCAGCTGCACAACAAAAACGCGCCCAAGCAATCCAGGAATTGCGAAAGAGTATGTCGGAGGAAGCGCAGCAATACCAACTCGCAACCGGAGAAATGCTGGATAGTTACATGGGATATGTGACAGCCAAGGCCGGATTGATGAAATCCGATGCCCAGCTGAACGCGGAAGGGAAAAAGAACAACGAGGAATTTGTCAACAGTGTGAGCCAATCCGCCGATAAAGCGACGGCGGCAGCGCAAAAAGGGCGCGAGCGGTTAATCAAACTGTATGGCGATATGGGCATTGTGGCCATGGAATCCTTCACGAAAGGGCTGCGTTTCCAAAGCCCTGAGATCATCGCGCAGAAACTAGGCCTCGACTTGAAGTCGAAGATGAAGATCGATCTTGGACCCGATGGAAAAGTCACTGCCGAATCGTTTGTCAAAGGTCTGGCAAATGGCACCTATGGCTTTAACCAGGTGGCCGCATACTTCAATAACCACTTAAAGCAAGGGATGAAGGTGGACCTGTCTCCTGAAGGAAAGCAAAACATCGCGACACTTCGGGCAGGGATGCAGGCGGGAATCGTTGATGTAAACAAAGTGGCCAGCCTGCTCGGTCTGGACATCAAAAGCAAAGTGAAGGTCAATCTCGGGCCTCAGGGACAATATACCGTTCAAACGATGTTGAAAGGGTTACAGGACGGTAAGGTTGATATTCAGACGTTCGCTAAAGGGATCGAGAAGTTGCTCAAAACCAATGCGAAAGCAAACCTCCATCCGGAAGGGAAAGCAGCAGGCGACTCCCATGCCAAGGGTCTGAAAGCCAGCCAACCCAATGTCCAGGCGGCGGCCATTGCCCTTAGATTGGGGGTTCAATCTCTATTAGGAAAGACAACGGATGGAGGCGGTGGTAATAAGGCGGGCAGTCAATTCGCCAGCGGGATTTTAAGTAATAAGGGAAAAGCAGCGGGAAATGCCGCATCTGTAGCAAATACCGCCAAGGGTAACCTGCAGGTTGACGCATATGGACTGGGAGGAAATGTGTCCAGCAGTTTTGC
Proteins encoded in this window:
- a CDS encoding DUF3168 domain-containing protein — translated: MINVKPEVLQALENNPALVALLGGKRIYQIKAPDPEEFPRITFFELTNFDQDFADDTAISSEIHIQIDIWSKESTSPIALEVDKTMKSIGFQRNSSHDFYEDDTQVFHKAMRYSTIKEVG
- a CDS encoding phage major capsid protein: MPTIYQMKQQLADLGAELKAITDEIRSKAGDPGAKLEELRDLKQKQVDTEERFKLLKEEIEKQEKEERAKLELQFKQNHPVLGTDNNKQRMIAAKADLIRSAILGRQMSEEARSLLGAIKQTTSTGGEKFLPTNMANELVSEPFTRNPLRGVIRMTNVKGLEVPKIAFTLDDDAFIGDEDTAKEIDLTGDKVSFGRFKFKVKARISDTVLHGSDLNLVNYVENALRSGLAAKEKKVSFAATPATGEEHMSFYSTQNAVKHVTAADKYKAIKASLADLHEDFRENAKIVMTFADYMDIIETLANGNTTLYNAQPEQVLGKPVIFCDSAVDPIIGEFNYAHLNYDGDMVYDSDKDVNKGEYLFVLTAWFDMQLLLKSAFRIAKVAPQA
- a CDS encoding phage tail tape measure protein yields the protein MAESLGEIRGQVKLETKGFEQGISQINRQLRLVKSEMDTSSAKMRAFGQSQDQLRLHANLLAKQIDLQKQKVSLLSQIHEAYNQKLGANATETEKMAVRLNRAQAELANMEGALRRVNTQMDQQRSLFGRFGQNMFHIREQAIETGIALGAMSGGLAVALGSAVKKAADFEAQLSSVKAVTGASNTEMEQFRQLAIQMGANTKFSALEALQAIEELAKAGVSISDILNGGLKGALDLASAGELNLAEAAEIASTALNAFKADHLSVAQAANILAGAANASATDVQELRYGLAASAAVASGAGLSFRDTATALAVFAQNGLKGSDAGTSLKTMLLNLTPSSKQAAEEMKKLGIITEDGKNQFFDAHGKVKSFAEIAGVLRDKLRNLSEEQRNQALKTMFGTDAIRAANIAFKEGAEGVRQMAQEMSKTTAAEVARQRMDNLKGTMEQLRGAFETAQIEMGTMFLPVLRSLANGVQSVVDWFSQLSPTTKEAIGIFAGVTSGVLALGAAIAGIIAIANPFTAAIVGAGVAIGGLAALSHKLSADMKQAETDARRFGVGVSQGTIQAAKGYVDLRDKAMVNLARLRIASGTEAKKIVQETVTIFAQMGDKIVAELNRDKINVQKATATMLSQVPNALKPAVQKVADDAIKKIDAQIKKIQQANQIVRKGLLEYGGNLAKMPKKFAAEYQQAFQALDKGSQTFVKKIGDLNSYMKKFESERGKISVEGVKQWMSTIEKTYQHAVNAAKQTSKELKAIWEEQLANGNITREQYNQQIAIINQMEQEKIAAAQQKRAQAIQELRKSMSEEAQQYQLATGEMLDSYMGYVTAKAGLMKSDAQLNAEGKKNNEEFVNSVSQSADKATAAAQKGRERLIKLYGDMGIVAMESFTKGLRFQSPEIIAQKLGLDLKSKMKIDLGPDGKVTAESFVKGLANGTYGFNQVAAYFNNHLKQGMKVDLSPEGKQNIATLRAGMQAGIVDVNKVASLLGLDIKSKVKVNLGPQGQYTVQTMLKGLQDGKVDIQTFAKGIEKLLKTNAKANLHPEGKAAGDSHAKGLKASQPNVQAAAIALRLGVQSLLGKTTDGGGGNKAGSQFASGILSNKGKAAGNAASVANTAKGNLQVDAYGLGGNVSSSFASGILGGKFGVISAAASIARAAWNSIKNTLGIASPSKEMIKLGKFTTEGFERGMKSRLYQVQQLSKLIAETAMPSVKQSPISNASGNTIQTASSNVTVPVYVSLRFDQPVFFNDQSSMQKLADGLTPLIAKAVNKQDILLNRAKG
- a CDS encoding head-tail connector protein — encoded protein: MDLTLDELKTYLRIDGSQDDGILALLIDSAKEYLANAGVPESDSKLYKLAVMLYVALHYENRDPSAKMDKFNFALESIILQLKD
- a CDS encoding major tail protein — its product is MAVQVGLRDLYYAVLTKDDSTGVTYQTPKKIAAAINAKISPKTNSETLYADDGPVETASSLGEIEVELEVSDLPLDVQAELLGHTVSQGVIIKKSTDIAPYVAIGFKSVKSNGKFRYVWLLKGKFEVPESEYKTMEDKPEFQTATIKGTFIRRDWDNAWQKIADEDHPDYVPNIGQNWFSAVEPPTA
- a CDS encoding phage head closure protein, whose translation is MRINDLRHRVTLQKKNVIKDSEGLVTETWIDVATVWAAVEPLRGREYFEAAVVNAENIVRIRMRYRDGVKPDMRVIYSGRIFNITSVIDIDERHREMHLMCREVTAG
- a CDS encoding HK97-gp10 family putative phage morphogenesis protein, whose amino-acid sequence is MTDIDWSGVEEMLLNIQRLGQKVSRRENQALRAGAKELQETMARNAPGPSYKKRVHLKDNIQMSNVKRKEYGKAIEVGPGKTSFYARFLEFGTSKMSPHPFVGPSIVESRERVLKAMADELRRGMGLG
- the gpG gene encoding phage tail assembly chaperone G, which produces MMLKIQLRLHGETKTYCQDFISGYLFRRALDLDDKRNKFLKKLLDQENEQDMTQEQEELLNELYHFVSEVFGGQFTPEEYERGTDAREIIDQSWAIVHGIINQVMEPLKELDDDGDIKKKKHLKPNRRK